The nucleotide sequence TGAATACAGATCCTTACATAATAAGTTCATATATTAGAAGACATGCCAAAATCGACTACAGCTACGGAAACGAAAATCATTCCTTTAAAATGACGGCCTGCCATCCCGCCGCTCATCATCTGCCTTCATTGGAAAGAGATGTTCAGATGATCAGGCAGGGTTTAGATTTTCTTACAATTGATGCTCCTTATTCAAAAGGTATGTTGATTGATTCAAAGAAAAGGATAGCAATTGTCGAGGGAATGGCTGTTGCTTTTACGAACCCGGAACTCTATGATTTGAACATCTATTTTTATACGGATGACGAAACAGAACTCGCCAGAAGAATGAACCGGGATGTTCTTGAAAGGGGAACGGATAAAGAGTACTTACGCTTTTCCCACAACCAGCGCCGGATACAGTATAAGTTATTTATGCATCCGTACAGCGATCGGTTTGATATTGTCATTAAATCTTCGGATAAAGGTGAACACATAGAGAAAAATTGTTTTGCGTTTGAGAAATGAATAAACAGGAAGTGCTAAAAATGGTCAATGGTTTAAAATCTGACTGTCAAAATTGCTTTGGATTATGCTGTGTTGCGTTGCCTTATGGAAAATCAGCCGATTTCCCTTTTGATAAAGACGGTGGAGATCCATGCCGGAATCTATGTTCCACTAATTTGTGCGCCATTCACAGTCAATTGAGGGAGAAGGGCTTTCGCGGGTGTGTATCCTATGAGTGTTTCGGCGCCGGCCAGCATGTTTCGCATACGATCTATAACGGCCGGGACTGGCGGGATAATAAAGAGCATGCGGAAGAGATGTTCGCTGTTTTTCCAATCGTGCAGCAGCTGCACGAAATGCTGTTCTACCTTAAGCAGGCCCTGAATCTAAATGAAACTCAGTCCATCCAAACAAGTCTTCAAAACAGTTATGAGGAAAATGTTGAGCTGACCTTAAGAAAGCCGGAAGCTATTTTAAAAATTGATGTGTCAGCACATAGAAGCAAGGTGAATGCTCTGTTAATAGAAACAAGCAAATTGTACAGAAGCAGAATAAATGATAACAGTCAAAAGAAAAAGAGCAGAAAGGCTGCGGATTTCATAGGTGCAAATTTAAAAGGGCTGAACTTGCAGAGTGAAGATTTTCGCGGGAAATTGATGATAGCAGCAAACTTAAGCAACAGTGATTTAAGAAGGTCTGATTTCATTGGTGCTGATCTTCGGGATGCGGATTTAAGGGGTGCTGACCTGAGGGAAGCTCTTTTTCTCACACAGTCACAAATTAATTCCGCTATTGGAGATGTTCATACTAAGATTCCGGTGTATTTGGATAGGCCGGGGCATTGGTAAAGACATATATCTTTTTCGCTGGAAGCTTATCTATTAGCAGGTAAGCTTTTTCCCTCTTGTATAAATATAATGAATTTGAAATAATTGGTATTATTCTGTGTGGAGGGCAAAACAAAATGGACCTGATCACAGGGAAAGTATTGTTGATTTCTATTTTTCTTTTCATCATCACCATTATTGAAACGTTAGCTTACTCGACCAGAATTTCTGGAGCCAGAGTAAGGTTAATTGCGACAGCTATTTCGCTGTTCAGCACGATGGTGATCGTATCAAGATTTTCTACGATGATTCAGCAGCCTTTAACAGCAAAACTCATTGCAGAGGCACCAGACTCAAATAAGCTGCTGTTTATTGAAGGACAGTACCGCATCCTGATTGGTGTAACGTCCTTGGGTGTATTGGCGGGAATTCTGCTTTTCCCCACATTTATCTCTATTTTTTCGAAAGCAATCATTCATCTTTCAAAAGAAAGAGGTTCCATCGTGTCTTTATTAAAGAAGCACGTTAATCTAACTGGTTTTATAAAGGTTTTTCATTGCGTCAGACTCCCCAGAATTTCTTACTTAAACGGCATAACGCTAAGCACCATACCGAAGCGCCTTTTCTGCATTAACGTTATCATTTCTGCTGTTTTTACAATTGGGGTTCTATCCTCTATTTATGCTTCCATGTTGGTTCCGGATGATTATGCCCAGGCTGCATTGATGTCATCAGGCATCATTAACGGGATTGCCACCATATTATTGACACTGTTCATAGATCCGAAAGCATCCGTTCTGGCTGACCGGGTGGTAAACAAAGAGAGTAAATACGTTTTTTTGAAAAGTTATTCTTTGACGATGATCAGTTCGAAATTTGTGGGAACAGTGGTTGCTCAGCTTATTTTCATCCCGGCAGCCTACTATGTTGCCTGGTTTGCTGAGTGGATTTAACAGGGCTATTTGAGAATGAAATTTTCACTAGTATCGGTTTTATAATGGTGATAGTAGGAAGGAGATGCAAAATGCTCGGATTACCCAAAGGTGAAGTTTTTTTAGTGCCATGGACGAACGAATGGATAACCGAATTTGAGACAGAGAAGCAGCGCATTCAAGATTTGATTGGTCCTTACGTCCATCGCGTTCATCATATTGGAAGTACAGCCATCGAAGGTCTTTGTGCAAAGCCTATCATTGACATAGCTATAGAAATACATGATTTCTCAGACGGAGAAAAGTGTGCACCCGCACTAGAGAAAATTGGCTACTCTTACGGGGGCACTAACGTTTTACCGGAAAGGCATTACTTCAATAAAGGAGAACCGAGAACACACCAGATCCATATGTACGAAACAGGTAATAGATTCTTGGCTGAACAGCTGAGATTCAGAGATTACTTGAGAAGGAACGAGACGCAGAGAAAGGAATATGAACAGCTGAAGCTTGCCTTAGCAAGCTCAAATTTGAATGATAAACATAAATATGCAGATGAAAAAACGGAATTTGTTAAGGCGATTTTAGAAAAAATCTAAAATGGGTACATCCTGAATGCACGTACCCCGTAAAAAGGTGCTGTTTTATGGGACCAATCATCACTATTTCAGCATTAAAGTACCCAAACACCATTCACTATGAATGGCAGGGAGAATTACTGAAGACAACATCTGAATATGTCTTAGTGCTTTGCAAGGCGGGTAGAACATTAACGCATCATACAAAAGGGACAACCTTTAAAATTCCTAATGAGTCGTTAGAATTTTTTTCTTTAAAGGATGGATTTACAGTTGCGATGGAGGTAGAGAATAGGGAAGTCATCTCTTATTACTGCAATATTTCAATGCCATCTGTATTTAATGATAACCGTCTTTCCTTTATCGATTTGGACTTGGATTTGGTGAAGCGGTTAAATGACGACTGGGAAGTTCTTGATGAAGATGAATTTGAGATTAATAGCTCTGCATACAACTATCCTCCAGATCTTAAAGACTACGCCATTCAATCACTGGAAGAATTGAAAGGGAAAATCAAGAGAGAAGAATTTCCTTTTGATGGGGCTTTGATGAAACTTTTAGTTGAAAGAATCTAAACGGTTAGGGGTCAGCTCAAACGAGTTATCCCATAAGAAATTGAAAAATGAATGGAAAAATACGTAATAGATAGGTAAACTGAAAAATGCAGGAAGAAAACGGATATGTTTTCTGCCTGCATTTTTTATGATGAAAAAATTAAATTTCTAAAACTATTTAAAATGTCTTTACGAATATACAGGTGAACGATGAAAGTGATGTGATGCTTCGGTGGATTTTGAGGGCAGATGGATTAGAAAAATTCAGCAGAGTGCCCATGAGGAAAGTGCCAATAAATTGATCAAGAAATACTATAGAGAAATGTTTGCGTTTGTTTATAGACAATTTTTGGACGAACAAATGGCACAGGATTTGACACAGGAAATTTTTATCCGCGCGCTGCAGTCCATTTCGCATTTTGATGGAAACAAAGCTTCATTCCGCACATGGCTTTATCGAATTGCGTCTAATCATTGCATTGATTATTTCCGCTCGAGATCGTATCAGGCTGGCCAGCAAACGGTATATGTAGAGGAAATTGAAATGGAAGGGTCAGACAGTGTTGTAGAGCAGCTCTCTACAAAAGAGGACATACAGCTTGTGAATGAACTGCTCCAGAGATTTGATGTGAAAGATCAGCAAATTGTCCGCTTTAAATTGTTTTTAGAACTGACATTTCATGAGATTGCAGGGCTGTTGGTTCTGTCTGAATCATCGGTGAAAACAAAGTATTATGCCATTTTAAAGAAGCTGAGAAAGGAGATTGAGAATCATGGCAACGGATAAGAGTAAATGGTCAATCCCCTATCCTTCTGATGAAGACATCAATAAACAGGTAGCACTGATTGTAAAACAGGGTCTCCCGAAAAAACAAAATTTAATACTGTCAATTGCTGAAATAAGACGTCAAATGGGCTGGCAGTATCTTTTCATTAATCGGGGTGAGGCATTATTCAGCGGCTGTTTAATGATTATTGTATTGGCCTATTTGTTTTTAGTAAGTAATGAACCGGCTGTTCAGGAAGCTGACTTTTATGGCATGCTCTTTGTTCTGTCTCCACTGTCTTTTCTCAGCTTCATGGCATATGACTACTATCAGAAAAAAGCAAATGGCACATTTGAATTAGAGATGACAATGAAATATACGGTCTATCAATTATTAGTTGTTAGAATGCTTGTGTTCAGCAGCATGGCTATTTTTGTTAACATGACAGTTGTTTTCATTCTGTCCTATCAAGTGGATCTCAATGTCCTGCGTGGAATCCTTGTGTCAATGACCGGTTTGTTTGTATTTTCAGCGGGGCTGCTGTTCGTTTTAAGGTCAGGCCATTTTTTGAAACGCAGTGTTTTATTTATAGCCGGATGGGTTCTGGTCAATACAGCATTATTTCTTTTGCCAGGAGAAGAGTATGGAGCGGTGCTCAACAGTCTATCAATGATTTCTTATGGCGTTATTCTGCTGGTTAGTTTCTGGATCTATCTGATTTCTTTGAAACACGTATTTAATCGAAGACAGGAGGAGGCTTTGGCATGTTAGAGCTAAAGGATTTAGGAAAACGATATGGTGATTTTACAGCGCTTAATGCCGTTCATTTAACGTTCGATCAGGGGATTTTCGGATTGCTTTCGCCAAATGGTGCCGGTAAGACGACGTTGATTAAAATGCTGGTTACCCTTATTCAGCCCACAAGCGGAACCATCCTGTATAAGGGTGAGTCAATTGAATCGCTTGGAGAGTCTTACCGCGAGCTAATAGGCTACTTGCCGCAGCAATTCGGTTATTACAAACACAAGACACCAAAACAATACCTGACGTATTTAGCAGCGCTAAAAGGAATGGATAGAAAATCTGCAGGACAGCGCATCGACGAAGTACTTGAGATGGTGGCACTTTCAGAAGTGAAAAATAAAAAAATGAAGAAATTTTCAGGCGGAATGATACAGCGTGTCGGTATTGCGCAAGCATTGCTGAACGATCCGAAGATTCTTATCCTCGATGAGCCGACAGCAGGGTTAGATCCGAAAGAACGTGCGCGTTTTCGTCATTTATTATCTGAATTGGCCCGAAACCGCATCATCATTATTTCCACACACATTGTATCGGATATTGAATCCATCGCAAATGAAATTATCATGATTAAAAATAAAGAGCTGCTGCATAAGGCTTCTGTTTCGGAGATTTGTGAAACTCTGGCTGGAAAAGTGTTTGAGACGTCCATGTCGTTTGATGATTTTTCATCATTCCGAAACACATATTTAACCCTGCAGGAAAAGCAGGAGCATGGGGCCATGCTGGTCAGATTTGTTGCAGATGAGCAGGCTGACCCGGCGTGGAAACCGGTTCATCCGCAATTGGAAGATGTCTTTTTGGTTGAATATGCAAATGAAAGCACGGGCGGGTAATCAACATGCAAATCACGTGGATGGAAATGAAAAAAGCGTTAGGTTCACCCGTCATCCTTTGTTTGCTGGGGTTATTTATTTCGTTTAATCTCTTTACAATTTTCAGTGGCGCTGACAATAAGGCTGAGTTAAAGGTTGTAAATCATATTGTAGAAGAATACGGACTGACTTTTGATGATTCCATTTTGAACACGATGCAGGAACATGTAAATGAAGATGTACGTCAATTTGATTCTAGCTATCAAGATGCCGATGCATTCTTAAAGTCTATGACGTTTGAACACTACTCGATGGCGAGTAAAGAAGAGCAGCAGGAAATCGACCGTATCGGTCTGATGCAGATGTACATAGGCTTGGGAAAAAGTCTGGACGAACGCTATTCGGAACTGGATGCCGATCAAATGCGGGACAAAATGGTTAAAGAGCTTAGTTTAAGCGGGTTTACAGAAGAAGTCGTATCGGCTGAATATAAAAAGCTGGATACACGACTTGAGGAAATGAAGGGAAATGCAGAATATAAGCAGTGGTTTTTTGCTGGAGATTATCGCATGCATACTGAATTATTTCGAAGCCTCCTTAAAAATACAGCTCTTGAGGGTGTCATGCTCGTTGTCCTCCTCACAGCCCTTATCTCAAATTACGAGTTTGAAAATCGCTCGCAGTTAGTTGCGTATACGACAAAAAGAGGTCGGAAATTAATCTGGAATAAGCTTGCGGCAAGTCTGCTGAGCACGTTGCTTTTGATCGTTCCATTATTCGGAATAAGCTTACTGGCATACTTTCAATTTTATGATTATTCGGGGCTTTGGCATTCGCTTATAAGCAGCGGTCTGAACTGGGAATACAAATTGCCGTATATTACACGGTGGCCAATAGAGTTTCATCACTATTTATGGATGGCAATTGCCATTCTATCCTTGATATTGATGATCGTGTCTTTACTGACTTTTGCATTAAGCATAGTTATAAAAAATAGCTATATGACATGGATCGTCATGATTTTGCTGCTGGTCAGTATGTTTGTGATCCCGTCTTTTTTTGCCGGAATTCCACTGGTTCTGATTTTGATGAATTTCAATTTGACGCTGTTATTAGTAAATCCTCATATGTATTTTTCTGGAGTGTCCGGTTTAACAATGTTTGAACATTATGAAATCGTTACATTGGCAAGCTGGTTTGCGGCAGGCGTTGTTATCAGCAGCCTGGCGATGAGGCGTTTTTATAGAAAGGATATCGTTTAATATGCAACTATTCTGGATGGAAATGAAAAAAATTTTTTCCTGGAAAATCATCACTCTCCTTCTATTTGCAAATGCAGTTTTATATTTCTTGCTTTTTGAATTTCATATCCAGTATTTCCCGAATGGGCGGCCGGCTATTGACCATTTCACCTTAGAGCAGCAGAACATTCCAAAGTATGGGCCAGATGTGAATGAGCGGGAATTTGCAGACTTTGTTGCGCAATATGAAAAGAAAGTGGAAGATGCTGATACATACTTGCAGAATGACCCAAAAGCGAAAGCAGCAGGGCTGACATCCTTTGAAGCTTTTAAAAACGCAGAAGACGATAGTCAAAAACAAATGGACTATCACGATTTAGTCTTCTTTGAACGGAATGAAGATCTCTTCTGGGAGCTGCAGGCTATGGAATACACGATAGAAGAGCGTTATAAATACCGGACTGCCTCTTTGGAATCCAAAATTGAGGGAACAACTGGTGCTCTGAAGAAGCATATTGAAGAAATCATCCGTGATGAAAAATATTCATTTTATACTAGTACTGTATTAGATAATTTTATAAATGTAAAAAAGAATATGGCGATTAACCTCTTCATCAGCATAGCAATCTTGCTTTCTCCCATTTTTTTGAGAGATAAACTGACAGCTGTGGAACTGCTTCAATATAGTTCGAAAAAAGGAAGAAGGATTTACAAGACGAAGTGGCTGGCCGGATTAGCAAGTTCAGTATTGCTGACAACGCTTTTACTAGGTGTTTACTTGTCCATTTACGCTGCAAATCAAACATCGTCACATTTTGATTTGCCATTATATGCAATGAACAACCTTTACTCATGGTATGACCTTACGTTTTGGCAGTATATCATATTGTCAGTGCTCGCTATATTTTTAGTTTCTTTACTGCTCAGTATTTTAACGATAACCATTTCAACGATTGTGTCTCATACAATCGGACTTATTGGTGTGCAAATCGTGACGGTTTTTGTGATGATAGCTGTAGTGACAAGGTTTTTGATTGGTGACATAGTGAGTCTTAGGCAGCCAATCTGGTTGGTGCCGTTAGGGTATGTACTGTTTTTGGGAGCGGTGATTGTCTTCATGTCAGCCATATGGAAAAGAGAGATGAAACGGGACATAGTGTAAGTGTTTGTTTGATTTAAAGGCAGATTTAGCAGAAGGAACGATTACTGTAAATGGTAATCGTTTTTTTTTTTTTTATGGGAAATTGCGGCCTATTAAGTGAATAACAGGAAATATAAAACATTTTGTCGAATACGTTTATACAAGATTAATTTAAGGTGGGCCCTATTTATGGAGTTTACGATTGAGAATGAATGTCTTTACAAAGCAATTTTAGATGTAAGTAAAGCTGTTTCTGTAAGTACATCTTTTCCGATTCTGTCAGGAATTAAGATAATCGCCACTGATCATAGCTTGGTACTTGTAGGGAGTGATTCTGATCTATTTATAGAGAAAATGATTCCAAGGGTGATTGATGGGAAGCAAGTGCTGCAAATTTTTGAACAGGGCAGTGATGTTATCTCAGCAAAGTATTTTAGTAATCTTGTAAAAAAACTTCCAGGTAAGATACATATAAAAGTTAACAAACAGACTGCTACTATTCGGTCCGGTGATATTGTAACTCGCCTAAACGGATTAAATGGTGAGGAATATCCTAAAACTCCTTTAGTCGACGAAGAAAAGTGTGCGGTTATCCCAAGCAGCAAATTGATTGAAGTCATTAAACAAACAGCTTTTGCTGTCTCCTCGAGTGAGAATAGACCTGTTCTCACAGCTGTCAATATGACATTTAACGAAAATCTCTTCTCGTGTGCAGCGACGGATTCCCATCGTTTAGCATTAACAGAGCTAACCATCAGATCAGCTATTGACGGGTCGTGCAATGTGCCAAGGAAGAGCCTCACGGAGCTAGCCAAACTGATTCAGCATGATACGGGGGATACACAGATTTATTATTACTGACAGCTATATAAAGTTTAAATTACCAACTATCTCTATGTTTTCAAGATTAGTTGAAGGTCATTTTCCAAACATACCCAGTTTATTGCCTGAATACTCGAGAACGGTCATTACATTGGATACAGCACAGTTATTATTGGGTGTGGATCGAGCTTGTCTTTTTTCAAGTGAGGGAAAAAAGAACATGATTCATTTCGAAATGAAGGACGGTAAGAGAATAAACATTTCCTCTGACTCGTCAGAAATAGGAATAATAGAAGAAACTCAATCGGTTAAGGAAATGACCGGTGAGGCAAACCTGCAGATTGCACTGGATGGACGTTTTTTGATGGAAGTTTTAAAGGTAATAGATGAAAAAGAGATCAGACTGAGTTTTGACGGAGCAATGAGACCGGTCAAGATTGAACCTGTTCATTCTTCTTATCTTCATCTTCTTTCACCAGTGCGTTCTTGGTGAACAGTATTTATTATATCTATACTATCATTTAGGAGAAACTGAGAATTATGATTAATGAGACACTCTTACAGTTAGTTCAATTTGTAAAACAAGATATACCTGATCTGATTGATTTATCCCAATCAGTTGGCTGGGACTATGATGAAAATGAGATTGGCACTGTTATCTCATCTGGTACCATCTTCGGACATAAGACCAGCAAAGGCAAAATTGTGTCAAGTGCTGCCATTATTCCATATGAATATGGTGCAGCTTCTATAGGAATGGTCATCGTAGATGAAATGTACAGAGGGATGGGATTGGGGAAAAAGGCTACTCAAAAGTGTATTGATTCTGTTCCTGAAACCTGTTCAGTCATGTTGATTTCTACACCAGAGGGAAGAAATCTCTACGAAAAGATGGGGTTTACACCTGTCAGCAGTGTACATAAATTTTTTTGTGAAAACTATCTTGCACCGGCAGAGTTAACCTTCGGTGATGTTATCCTGGAAGATTTTAAAGAAATAGATTTGAATCAAGTCGTTAAGATTGATGAGCGTGCATTCGGAGCCGGAAGAAACGTATTCCTCCGTAATCGACTCAGACAAGCAGCGAAATGTTTAATTGTGAAAAATTCAAATGGAGATGTGATTGGTTACGGAGCTGCTGTTTTAGGTCCTGAAAATGTGATCTTGGGACCCATTGTAGCACCCAATAGTCAAATAGCTGCCCTGCTGACAGACCAATTGGCTTCACTGTATCGTGGAAAACTGAGAATGGATGTACCGGAAGGGAATAAGGAATTTATGCAGTTACTAATGCAGAGAGGATTTAGAAGGGTAAGCAATCCGCCAATAATGATCATTCGATCAACGTCAATGCCTGCAAGAAATCAGACATTGTTTGGAATTGCAGCTCAGGTGTTTGGGTAGATAAACAATCTATTAGCAGGAAAAATCCCACTTTTTTGAATTTTCCTAGTATGACATAGTTTGAAAACATTTATTTTAGAAAAGAAAATCAACCACTAACGAGTTCGGTTCAGATTTGAAAAACAGGAAATCGCAAAGTATTCGCACGCCATTCAAAAATTAAAATGATGTGCTTTTTCATTTAGGTAATTTTAAAAGGATATAGGACAATTGTGATAATATGGAATCATCAAGCATTCTATTAAAGAAGGAGATTGCAGCAAAGTTGATCGCCTTTTTATATAAGGCTTAGGAAGAGAAAGGCGGACCCACGCATTACCCAAAAATTGTTGCAAGAACTAGGCGTAAAACCATTCTCAACCATATTAGATATAGGTGCAGGTACCGGAAATTACAGCTATGAATTAGCTGATAGCGGGTATGATGTCATAGCACTTCAACCATCTAAAATAATGAGGACTCAGGCTAGGAAACATAAGAATCCAAATTGGAAAGAAGGTTTTGCTGAGCAAATACCATTAGAAGACAACTCAGTGGATGGTATTGTATGTACTCTTGCATCTCATCATTTTCAAGATTTATCACTTTGTTTTCGAGAAATGAAAAGGGTGTTAAAGGATGACGGGAAAATTGTCATCTTCACATTAGATCCAAGATTATGTAATGAAGATTGTTGGTTATTTGATTACTTTAAGTCTATTTTAGAAACTGCCTGTCTAATTCATCCTCCAATAAATGAATTATTTCAATTACTTGAGGAACAGGTGGAACGACGAGCCGAGGTTGTAC is from Bacillus sp. FSL H8-0547 and encodes:
- a CDS encoding phosphoribulokinase, which gives rise to MNQLIEDILKWTGNSYKRIVIGISGHGAAGKTTFAAKLLDALNKEDANYLNTDPYIISSYIRRHAKIDYSYGNENHSFKMTACHPAAHHLPSLERDVQMIRQGLDFLTIDAPYSKGMLIDSKKRIAIVEGMAVAFTNPELYDLNIYFYTDDETELARRMNRDVLERGTDKEYLRFSHNQRRIQYKLFMHPYSDRFDIVIKSSDKGEHIEKNCFAFEK
- a CDS encoding pentapeptide repeat-containing protein, whose translation is MVNGLKSDCQNCFGLCCVALPYGKSADFPFDKDGGDPCRNLCSTNLCAIHSQLREKGFRGCVSYECFGAGQHVSHTIYNGRDWRDNKEHAEEMFAVFPIVQQLHEMLFYLKQALNLNETQSIQTSLQNSYEENVELTLRKPEAILKIDVSAHRSKVNALLIETSKLYRSRINDNSQKKKSRKAADFIGANLKGLNLQSEDFRGKLMIAANLSNSDLRRSDFIGADLRDADLRGADLREALFLTQSQINSAIGDVHTKIPVYLDRPGHW
- a CDS encoding lipid II flippase Amj family protein, giving the protein MDLITGKVLLISIFLFIITIIETLAYSTRISGARVRLIATAISLFSTMVIVSRFSTMIQQPLTAKLIAEAPDSNKLLFIEGQYRILIGVTSLGVLAGILLFPTFISIFSKAIIHLSKERGSIVSLLKKHVNLTGFIKVFHCVRLPRISYLNGITLSTIPKRLFCINVIISAVFTIGVLSSIYASMLVPDDYAQAALMSSGIINGIATILLTLFIDPKASVLADRVVNKESKYVFLKSYSLTMISSKFVGTVVAQLIFIPAAYYVAWFAEWI
- a CDS encoding GrpB family protein, translated to MLGLPKGEVFLVPWTNEWITEFETEKQRIQDLIGPYVHRVHHIGSTAIEGLCAKPIIDIAIEIHDFSDGEKCAPALEKIGYSYGGTNVLPERHYFNKGEPRTHQIHMYETGNRFLAEQLRFRDYLRRNETQRKEYEQLKLALASSNLNDKHKYADEKTEFVKAILEKI
- a CDS encoding DUF402 domain-containing protein; its protein translation is MGPIITISALKYPNTIHYEWQGELLKTTSEYVLVLCKAGRTLTHHTKGTTFKIPNESLEFFSLKDGFTVAMEVENREVISYYCNISMPSVFNDNRLSFIDLDLDLVKRLNDDWEVLDEDEFEINSSAYNYPPDLKDYAIQSLEELKGKIKREEFPFDGALMKLLVERI
- a CDS encoding sigma-70 family RNA polymerase sigma factor; the protein is MDFEGRWIRKIQQSAHEESANKLIKKYYREMFAFVYRQFLDEQMAQDLTQEIFIRALQSISHFDGNKASFRTWLYRIASNHCIDYFRSRSYQAGQQTVYVEEIEMEGSDSVVEQLSTKEDIQLVNELLQRFDVKDQQIVRFKLFLELTFHEIAGLLVLSESSVKTKYYAILKKLRKEIENHGNG
- a CDS encoding ABC transporter ATP-binding protein, whose product is MLELKDLGKRYGDFTALNAVHLTFDQGIFGLLSPNGAGKTTLIKMLVTLIQPTSGTILYKGESIESLGESYRELIGYLPQQFGYYKHKTPKQYLTYLAALKGMDRKSAGQRIDEVLEMVALSEVKNKKMKKFSGGMIQRVGIAQALLNDPKILILDEPTAGLDPKERARFRHLLSELARNRIIIISTHIVSDIESIANEIIMIKNKELLHKASVSEICETLAGKVFETSMSFDDFSSFRNTYLTLQEKQEHGAMLVRFVADEQADPAWKPVHPQLEDVFLVEYANESTGG
- the dnaN gene encoding DNA polymerase III subunit beta — translated: MEFTIENECLYKAILDVSKAVSVSTSFPILSGIKIIATDHSLVLVGSDSDLFIEKMIPRVIDGKQVLQIFEQGSDVISAKYFSNLVKKLPGKIHIKVNKQTATIRSGDIVTRLNGLNGEEYPKTPLVDEEKCAVIPSSKLIEVIKQTAFAVSSSENRPVLTAVNMTFNENLFSCAATDSHRLALTELTIRSAIDGSCNVPRKSLTELAKLIQHDTGDTQIYYY
- a CDS encoding DNA polymerase III subunit beta, which encodes MFSRLVEGHFPNIPSLLPEYSRTVITLDTAQLLLGVDRACLFSSEGKKNMIHFEMKDGKRINISSDSSEIGIIEETQSVKEMTGEANLQIALDGRFLMEVLKVIDEKEIRLSFDGAMRPVKIEPVHSSYLHLLSPVRSW
- a CDS encoding GNAT family N-acetyltransferase, coding for MINETLLQLVQFVKQDIPDLIDLSQSVGWDYDENEIGTVISSGTIFGHKTSKGKIVSSAAIIPYEYGAASIGMVIVDEMYRGMGLGKKATQKCIDSVPETCSVMLISTPEGRNLYEKMGFTPVSSVHKFFCENYLAPAELTFGDVILEDFKEIDLNQVVKIDERAFGAGRNVFLRNRLRQAAKCLIVKNSNGDVIGYGAAVLGPENVILGPIVAPNSQIAALLTDQLASLYRGKLRMDVPEGNKEFMQLLMQRGFRRVSNPPIMIIRSTSMPARNQTLFGIAAQVFG
- a CDS encoding class I SAM-dependent methyltransferase; amino-acid sequence: MLQELGVKPFSTILDIGAGTGNYSYELADSGYDVIALQPSKIMRTQARKHKNPNWKEGFAEQIPLEDNSVDGIVCTLASHHFQDLSLCFREMKRVLKDDGKIVIFTLDPRLCNEDCWLFDYFKSILETACLIHPPINELFQLLEEQVERRAEVVPYP